Proteins from one Blastocatellia bacterium genomic window:
- the dnaA gene encoding chromosomal replication initiator protein DnaA, with protein sequence MEPMSRQIWDALLSAIEKRVNHHSFSTWFLPLVFREAKENSIIVEAPNAMFRDWITDNYMDVIEEALAELRLENHSIRFLVRGEEEVPEWTPKDDVSKNHVGLSLFEGEESDLIVPPATRFVDLEPVELPLNPRYTFDTFVVGSSNQFAHAAALAVAEAPSRAYNPLYIYGGVGLGKTHLMHAIGHAIRAKNKHLRLTYVSSERFMNELINAIRYDKTLAFRERYRNIDVLLIDDIQFLAGKERTQEEFFHTFNALYDAQKQIVITSDCPPREIPTLEERLHSRFEWGLIADIQPPDLETKVAILKRKAEQEKITLPDNVALFIASKIKSNIRELEGALIRLIAYSSLTGRPITLGLAQETLRGLVEEEEEKTITIELIQRTVADYFGLRVSDLKSKNNSRSVAEPRQIAMYLCKRLTKASLPEIGREFGGKHHTTVLHSINKISELYEQREDFHRIINSLIDRLK encoded by the coding sequence GTGGAGCCTATGTCACGCCAGATCTGGGATGCGCTGCTTTCGGCCATAGAGAAGAGGGTCAATCACCATAGCTTCAGCACCTGGTTTTTGCCGTTGGTTTTTCGCGAGGCGAAAGAGAACTCGATAATCGTCGAAGCGCCCAATGCGATGTTCCGAGACTGGATCACGGACAACTACATGGATGTGATCGAGGAGGCGCTTGCCGAGCTTCGCCTGGAGAATCACTCGATCAGGTTCCTCGTCAGGGGAGAAGAAGAAGTCCCAGAATGGACGCCAAAAGACGACGTCTCGAAGAATCACGTCGGGCTCTCGCTCTTTGAAGGAGAGGAGAGCGATCTGATCGTCCCTCCAGCGACGCGATTTGTGGACCTGGAGCCGGTCGAGTTGCCGTTGAATCCTCGGTATACATTCGACACCTTCGTCGTCGGTTCCTCGAACCAATTTGCACATGCCGCGGCTTTGGCCGTAGCCGAAGCGCCTTCGCGAGCCTATAATCCTCTTTACATCTATGGCGGCGTGGGATTGGGGAAAACGCATCTCATGCATGCCATTGGCCATGCCATTCGGGCCAAGAACAAACACCTGCGCCTCACCTATGTCTCCTCGGAGCGCTTCATGAACGAGCTGATCAACGCTATTCGCTACGATAAGACCCTGGCCTTTCGCGAGCGGTATCGGAACATAGACGTGTTGCTCATTGACGACATCCAATTCCTCGCCGGGAAGGAGCGCACGCAGGAAGAATTCTTCCATACGTTCAACGCGCTCTACGACGCGCAGAAACAGATCGTCATCACTAGCGATTGTCCCCCACGCGAGATCCCCACGCTCGAAGAGCGACTCCACTCCCGGTTCGAGTGGGGTCTGATCGCCGATATTCAGCCTCCCGATCTGGAGACCAAGGTCGCGATCCTGAAGCGAAAAGCCGAGCAGGAGAAGATCACCCTTCCGGACAATGTGGCACTCTTCATCGCGAGCAAGATCAAATCGAACATTCGCGAGCTGGAAGGCGCCCTGATTCGCCTGATCGCGTATTCGTCACTGACCGGGCGTCCCATCACCCTCGGGCTTGCTCAAGAGACACTTCGTGGGCTCGTAGAGGAAGAGGAAGAAAAGACGATCACGATCGAATTGATTCAAAGGACGGTGGCTGACTACTTCGGCCTGAGAGTTTCCGATCTGAAATCGAAGAATAATTCGCGCTCGGTCGCTGAGCCCAGGCAAATCGCCATGTACCTGTGCAAGCGCTTAACCAAGGCGAGCCTTCCGGAGATCGGTCGGGAATTCGGCGGGAAGCATCATACGACCGTACTGCACAGCATCAACAAGATCAGCGAGCTGTACGAGCAGCGAGAAGATTTCCACAGGATTATCAACAGCCTAATTGATAGATTGAAATAG
- the dnaN gene encoding DNA polymerase III subunit beta translates to MHIQLVKSAFQRELGLVQTVVERRHTIPILAYVRLETREGKVRLTGTDLDVSMQLECEAEVGEDGVVCLPARKLFDIVRALPEEPIELSGTEERVTLTCGRARFRLSGLAAENFPDVPTFPKEGRALSAGKWIQGIERVIFATTMEEMRYALSGVQTEWWDGGVRLVATDGHRLALWETAEPPMSRNTCLIPKKTMRELSRLIEHAEEEASVEFAADTNHVYFRVAGRELVSRLLTGQFPNYELVIPKEAAARAVVSAESLREACRRVAILADERSRGVRLSFSQGRLVLTARSASEDEEATEELLCAYDGEPIDVAFNVEYLLDFLSVVSGEVEIALRDGQSPARLCPLGEEGRYLYVVMPMRLL, encoded by the coding sequence ATGCACATACAGCTCGTTAAATCGGCCTTTCAGAGGGAGCTTGGACTCGTGCAAACGGTGGTTGAGCGAAGGCATACGATTCCTATCTTGGCATACGTCCGATTGGAAACGCGGGAAGGAAAGGTACGACTCACGGGAACGGATTTGGACGTGAGCATGCAGTTGGAGTGCGAGGCGGAAGTGGGAGAGGATGGAGTTGTATGCCTGCCGGCACGGAAACTCTTTGACATCGTGCGGGCATTGCCTGAGGAACCGATCGAGCTTTCAGGGACGGAGGAGCGCGTGACGCTCACGTGCGGGCGAGCGCGGTTTCGGCTCTCTGGACTCGCGGCGGAGAATTTTCCCGATGTCCCGACTTTCCCGAAGGAAGGTCGCGCGCTTTCGGCTGGAAAGTGGATACAGGGGATCGAGCGCGTGATCTTCGCGACGACGATGGAGGAGATGCGATATGCGTTGTCGGGAGTGCAAACGGAGTGGTGGGATGGTGGAGTGCGGTTGGTGGCGACCGATGGACACCGGTTGGCGTTATGGGAGACGGCTGAGCCACCGATGTCGCGGAACACGTGCCTAATTCCGAAGAAGACGATGCGCGAGCTGAGTCGGCTTATTGAGCATGCGGAAGAAGAGGCGTCCGTTGAGTTCGCAGCGGATACGAACCACGTGTACTTTCGGGTGGCAGGACGGGAGTTGGTGTCTCGGTTGCTGACCGGACAATTCCCGAATTACGAATTAGTGATCCCGAAGGAAGCAGCAGCGCGAGCTGTCGTTTCGGCGGAGAGTCTTCGCGAAGCCTGTCGTCGGGTGGCTATTTTGGCGGACGAACGCAGCCGAGGAGTGCGGCTCAGTTTCTCCCAAGGGCGTCTGGTACTCACGGCGCGGTCGGCCTCCGAGGACGAGGAAGCTACGGAAGAATTGTTGTGCGCATACGATGGGGAGCCAATAGATGTGGCATTCAATGTCGAGTATCTGTTGGATTTCTTGAGTGTCGTGAGTGGGGAGGTGGAGATCGCCCTTCGGGATGGGCAAAGTCCTGCGCGGCTTTGCCCGCTCGGGGAAGAGGGACGGTATCTCTACGTCGTCATGCCGATGCGACTCCTCTGA
- a CDS encoding ABC transporter ATP-binding protein produces MSGPMIEVVDLTKRYDGVLAVDRISFTIARGEIVGYLGPNGAGKSTTVKMLTGILRPTDGTIVIDGLDLLKDPIEVKRRIGYVPETGGVYESLTAYEYLQLVGRLYHLSEEVLDYRIEEFLKLFGLESFMHERLSSYSKGMKQKVLISAALLHNPKVLFLDEPLTGLDAHSALLLKELLRRLAAEGKTIFYCSHILDVVERTCTRVIIIHKGRIVADGTVEQLKELTRQGTLEDIFKQLTYSSDIEEVAEAFARSVLGMEK; encoded by the coding sequence ATGAGCGGACCGATGATCGAGGTCGTTGATTTGACGAAGCGATACGATGGCGTGCTGGCCGTGGATCGGATCTCCTTCACGATCGCCCGGGGAGAGATCGTCGGGTATCTCGGCCCCAATGGAGCGGGCAAGAGCACGACGGTGAAAATGCTCACGGGCATCTTGCGACCGACCGATGGCACGATCGTCATTGACGGTCTCGATCTGTTGAAGGATCCGATCGAAGTGAAGCGGCGCATTGGATATGTTCCGGAGACGGGTGGAGTATACGAGAGTTTGACGGCCTACGAGTACCTGCAACTTGTCGGGCGTTTGTATCACCTCTCGGAGGAGGTCCTCGATTATCGAATCGAGGAGTTCTTGAAACTGTTCGGACTGGAGTCCTTCATGCACGAACGGCTCTCCAGTTACTCGAAGGGGATGAAGCAGAAGGTGCTCATTTCGGCCGCGCTCCTTCACAATCCGAAGGTGCTCTTTCTCGATGAGCCACTCACGGGACTGGATGCACACAGCGCCTTGCTCTTGAAAGAATTGCTTCGGCGTTTGGCCGCTGAGGGAAAGACGATCTTCTACTGTTCGCACATCTTGGATGTCGTCGAGCGGACGTGCACGCGAGTGATCATCATTCACAAGGGGCGGATCGTCGCCGATGGGACGGTCGAGCAGCTCAAGGAGCTGACGCGTCAGGGGACGCTCGAAGATATCTTCAAGCAATTGACCTACAGTTCGGATATCGAAGAAGTGGCGGAAGCGTTCGCTCGAAGCGTCCTGGGGATGGAAAAATGA
- a CDS encoding prolyl oligopeptidase family serine peptidase — MMWKNQFAHRRVMGIVLSLLVSLSLWLLGVARGQTPETYKKPPPEILEVLHAPVTPQVSVSPTRDFMMLIEGVRYPPIADLAQPMLRLAGLRINPKTNGPHRDPYIASLTIVKIADGTSMKVALPSGARPSIPRWSPDGRHFAFLNTLENGIELWIGETATGRIRRLVEAKINAAYGEPFQWMPDGRTLLIQLIPEGRGRPPEPPAVPLGPNVQEGAGRPTPVRTYQDLLRTPHDEVLFEYYARAQLALVESDTGRLARIGSPDIFQTVEPSPNGQYLLVARVRRPYSYLVPHTAFPKEVEVWDRSGRMVYRLASLPLQEHVPIEGVPTGPREYAWRPTEPATLVWVEALDEGDPRKRVPHRDRLMMLSAPFTNPPIEVLKLEHRFAGIQWGEKGGWAFVRDYDRNRRWRRTFLITPDDRTAVPRLIWSLNVQDRYNDPGTPVLRTLPNGQRVIQQDGDWIFLIGAGASPEGERPFLDRFNLKTLATERLFRCDEQSYEMVIAVLRDDGTEVLTRRETSTDPPNYYVRTLRAGGTVALRALTRFPDPTPQLRKIKKQLVTYQREDGVQLSFTLYLPPDYKEGTRLPTVVWAYPIEFTDPTVASQVAGSPHRFLTIQGASHLFFVLAGYAVLDNAAMPVVGDPETVNNTFLDQIVMNARAAIRKAVEMGVTDPDRVGVAGHSYGGFMTANLLAHSDLFRAGIARSGAYNRTLTPFGFQNERRTLWEAPDLYIKVSPLMSAHKINEPLLLIHGEADNNPGTFPIQSERLYHAVRGNGGTVRLVMLPYESHGYVARESVEHVIYEMLAWFEKYVKNAPPRERVNVPQ; from the coding sequence ATGATGTGGAAGAACCAATTCGCCCATCGTCGAGTGATGGGGATCGTGCTGTCGCTGTTGGTGAGCCTGAGCCTCTGGCTCCTCGGCGTTGCGCGCGGGCAGACGCCGGAGACGTACAAGAAACCGCCGCCGGAGATCTTGGAGGTGCTTCATGCGCCGGTCACGCCACAGGTCTCCGTCAGCCCGACGCGCGACTTCATGATGCTTATCGAGGGCGTGCGATATCCGCCGATTGCGGATCTGGCGCAGCCGATGTTGCGCCTGGCCGGCCTTCGAATCAATCCCAAGACGAATGGGCCGCATCGCGATCCGTACATCGCCTCGCTCACGATCGTCAAGATCGCTGATGGAACGAGCATGAAGGTCGCGCTCCCCTCGGGCGCGCGTCCGAGCATTCCGCGCTGGAGCCCGGATGGACGACACTTCGCCTTCCTGAATACGTTGGAGAATGGGATCGAGTTGTGGATAGGTGAGACGGCGACGGGACGGATTCGTCGGCTCGTCGAGGCGAAGATCAACGCCGCCTATGGAGAACCGTTCCAGTGGATGCCCGATGGTCGCACGTTACTCATTCAACTCATCCCGGAGGGGCGAGGACGGCCGCCGGAGCCGCCTGCTGTTCCTCTCGGGCCGAACGTTCAAGAGGGAGCCGGGCGTCCCACCCCGGTGCGCACCTATCAAGACTTGCTGCGGACGCCGCATGATGAGGTGCTCTTCGAATATTACGCTAGAGCACAGCTCGCCCTGGTAGAAAGCGATACTGGGCGCCTTGCGCGCATTGGCTCGCCCGATATCTTTCAAACGGTCGAGCCTTCTCCCAATGGGCAATATCTCCTTGTTGCGCGCGTGCGTCGGCCCTATTCGTATTTGGTGCCGCATACGGCGTTCCCGAAAGAGGTCGAAGTCTGGGATCGCTCGGGCCGAATGGTCTATAGACTGGCGAGTCTGCCGCTGCAAGAGCACGTGCCGATCGAGGGCGTGCCGACCGGCCCGCGCGAGTATGCCTGGCGACCGACTGAGCCGGCGACGCTTGTATGGGTCGAAGCCCTCGATGAAGGCGATCCGCGCAAGCGCGTCCCACATCGGGATCGCTTGATGATGCTCAGCGCGCCGTTCACCAATCCTCCGATCGAGGTGCTGAAGCTCGAACATCGGTTCGCCGGCATTCAATGGGGAGAGAAGGGCGGATGGGCCTTCGTGCGCGATTACGATCGCAATCGCCGGTGGCGGCGCACCTTCCTGATCACGCCTGATGATCGGACAGCGGTACCGCGCTTGATCTGGAGCCTCAATGTGCAGGATCGGTACAACGATCCTGGAACCCCCGTTCTTCGCACGCTGCCTAATGGCCAGCGCGTGATTCAACAGGATGGCGATTGGATCTTCCTGATTGGTGCTGGAGCTTCGCCCGAGGGCGAACGGCCCTTCCTGGATCGGTTCAATTTGAAGACGCTCGCGACCGAGCGCCTCTTCCGGTGCGATGAGCAGAGTTACGAGATGGTCATCGCCGTGCTGCGGGATGATGGCACGGAAGTACTCACGCGCCGGGAGACGTCCACCGATCCACCGAACTATTACGTCCGCACGCTGCGCGCGGGAGGAACGGTCGCACTCCGAGCGCTCACGCGCTTTCCAGATCCGACGCCGCAGCTTCGGAAGATCAAAAAGCAATTGGTCACCTACCAGCGCGAAGATGGGGTGCAGCTCTCGTTCACCCTCTATCTGCCGCCCGACTACAAAGAGGGGACGCGCTTGCCGACAGTCGTCTGGGCGTATCCCATCGAGTTCACCGATCCGACGGTCGCCAGCCAGGTCGCTGGTTCGCCCCATCGGTTCTTGACGATTCAAGGGGCGTCGCATCTGTTCTTCGTCTTGGCCGGGTATGCCGTGCTGGATAACGCGGCCATGCCCGTGGTCGGCGATCCGGAGACGGTCAACAATACGTTCCTCGATCAAATCGTCATGAATGCGCGCGCGGCGATTCGCAAAGCTGTCGAGATGGGCGTGACTGATCCCGATCGCGTGGGCGTCGCCGGTCACAGCTACGGGGGCTTCATGACGGCGAACTTACTCGCGCATTCAGATCTGTTTCGCGCGGGTATCGCTCGCAGCGGAGCGTACAATCGCACGCTGACGCCTTTCGGCTTCCAAAACGAACGGCGCACGCTTTGGGAAGCGCCCGATCTCTACATCAAGGTCTCGCCGCTCATGTCCGCGCACAAGATCAACGAGCCTCTGCTGCTCATCCACGGAGAGGCGGATAACAATCCCGGGACGTTCCCGATCCAATCCGAGCGCCTGTATCACGCCGTTCGCGGCAACGGGGGGACAGTTCGCTTGGTCATGCTCCCGTACGAATCGCACGGCTATGTTGCGCGCGAATCGGTCGAGCACGTCATCTACGAGATGCTCGCCTGGTTCGAGAAGTACGTCAAAAACGCGCCGCCGCGCGAGCGCGTGAATGTCCCTCAGTGA
- a CDS encoding cysteine synthase family protein — translation MEGHRAIWREWERPTDLLSLVGRTPLLRLSRIASEFSGVEIYAKAEWYNPGGSVKDRAGLWIIREAEATGQLTPEKIILDATSGNTGIAYAWIARVKGYRVTLAIPANVTPERKRILSALGAELIFTDPREGSDGAIRMARRLAAEHPERYFYADQYNNPANWRAHYETTGVEIFEQTEGRITHFVAGLGTSGTFVGAGRRLRELCPGITLVSVQPNGPFHGIEGLKHMPTAIRPGIYDKTLADVNLEVATEEAYAMVRRLAREEGMLVGVSSGAALAGVLRIARTLRRGVIVTVFPDSGDKYLSERFWEEL, via the coding sequence TTGGAGGGCCATCGGGCGATCTGGCGCGAATGGGAGCGGCCGACCGATCTGCTGTCGCTAGTTGGGCGGACGCCGCTTCTTCGGTTGTCGCGGATCGCGAGTGAATTCTCCGGCGTGGAGATTTACGCCAAAGCGGAGTGGTACAACCCCGGGGGATCGGTGAAAGATCGGGCGGGACTTTGGATCATTCGGGAAGCGGAGGCCACGGGACAGTTGACCCCGGAGAAGATCATCCTCGATGCGACTTCGGGCAACACAGGCATCGCCTATGCGTGGATCGCGCGGGTGAAGGGGTATCGGGTGACGCTGGCCATTCCGGCCAACGTGACGCCGGAGCGAAAGCGTATTTTGAGCGCTTTAGGAGCTGAGCTGATCTTCACCGATCCTCGGGAGGGATCTGATGGAGCGATCCGTATGGCGCGGCGTTTGGCAGCCGAGCATCCAGAGCGATACTTCTACGCCGATCAGTACAACAATCCGGCCAATTGGCGCGCGCATTACGAGACGACGGGCGTGGAGATCTTCGAGCAAACGGAAGGACGGATCACGCATTTTGTCGCTGGCTTGGGTACGAGCGGGACATTCGTGGGAGCCGGACGTCGTCTGCGCGAGCTGTGCCCTGGGATCACGCTCGTATCGGTGCAACCGAATGGGCCGTTTCATGGGATCGAGGGCTTGAAGCATATGCCGACGGCCATTCGACCGGGCATTTACGATAAGACGTTGGCGGACGTGAATCTGGAGGTGGCGACCGAAGAGGCATATGCGATGGTGCGGCGCTTGGCGCGCGAAGAAGGGATGTTGGTGGGCGTCTCTTCGGGAGCGGCTCTGGCCGGTGTGCTTCGCATCGCGCGGACGCTTCGACGAGGCGTTATCGTCACGGTCTTCCCCGACAGTGGGGACAAGTACTTGAGCGAGCGCTTTTGGGAGGAGCTATGA
- a CDS encoding M67 family metallopeptidase: protein MIRLTIEQLEVIKRHGEHAYPEEGCGVLLGHVEGEAKVVEEIRLTPNARRDSPRNRYAIAPEELLRLEREARARGREVLGFFHSHPDAEARPSAYDLEHAWPWYSYLIVSVRAAASESVHSWVLREDRSRFEQEEILIG, encoded by the coding sequence ATGATTCGACTCACGATCGAACAACTGGAGGTGATCAAGCGGCATGGGGAGCACGCCTATCCCGAGGAGGGCTGCGGCGTGTTGCTCGGACATGTTGAGGGAGAGGCGAAGGTCGTCGAGGAAATTCGCCTGACGCCCAATGCGCGACGGGATTCACCGCGCAACCGCTATGCCATCGCCCCGGAAGAACTGCTGCGGCTCGAACGCGAGGCGCGTGCTCGTGGGCGCGAAGTCCTCGGCTTCTTCCATTCGCATCCGGATGCTGAGGCGCGCCCGTCCGCCTATGATCTTGAACATGCGTGGCCATGGTACTCCTACCTCATCGTCTCGGTTCGAGCGGCGGCCTCTGAGAGCGTGCACTCTTGGGTATTGCGCGAGGATCGTTCGCGGTTCGAGCAGGAGGAGATTCTCATCGGATGA
- the moeB gene encoding molybdopterin-synthase adenylyltransferase MoeB: MPVKISLPTALRRYAAESDVLQIEGRTVGEALAQLVEQYPDLRLHLFTEDGRLRHFVNVYVNDEDVRYLQELETPVREGDEITIVPSVAGGSERASSDGGRSDRLAAIGERAEAVRLSPEEILRYSRHLIMPEVTMEGQRRLKAARVLIVGAGGLGSPLALYLAAAGVGRIGLVDFDVVDFTNLQRQVLYTTYDVGQPKLQKAKERLHAINPHIEIETYEMRLTSANALDILRDYDVIVDGTDNFPTRYLVNDACVLLGKPNVYGSIFRFEGQASVFYAERGPCYRCLYPEPPPPGLVPSCAEGGVLGVLPGIIGAIQANETIKLILGRGEPLIGRLLLFDAWRMQFRTVKVRKDPQCPICGERPTIRELIDYEEFCGVTPEPVLAEELEITPRQLKERLDRGEPIFLLDVREPHEWQIAHLPGATLIPMNRIPASLHELPTTDEIVVYCRTGGRSAQVLRFLYNAGFRRIKNLKGGIDRWAVEVDPSMPRY, encoded by the coding sequence ATGCCGGTCAAGATTTCACTGCCGACTGCTTTGCGGCGATATGCTGCTGAGAGCGATGTGCTTCAGATCGAGGGGCGGACCGTGGGGGAAGCGCTCGCCCAGTTGGTCGAACAGTATCCCGACTTGCGGCTGCATCTCTTCACCGAAGACGGGCGGCTACGCCACTTCGTCAACGTGTACGTCAACGATGAAGACGTGCGGTATTTGCAGGAGCTGGAGACGCCGGTGAGAGAAGGGGATGAGATCACCATCGTGCCTTCGGTGGCCGGAGGGAGCGAGCGCGCGTCTTCCGATGGGGGACGGTCGGACAGACTTGCGGCGATCGGCGAGCGAGCCGAAGCCGTGCGGCTCAGCCCAGAGGAGATTCTGCGCTACAGCCGCCATCTCATCATGCCGGAAGTGACGATGGAAGGACAGCGGCGGCTCAAAGCGGCGCGCGTCTTGATCGTGGGAGCCGGAGGCTTGGGCTCACCCTTGGCGTTGTATTTGGCGGCCGCCGGCGTCGGACGGATCGGGCTCGTGGACTTCGACGTCGTGGATTTCACGAACCTTCAACGGCAGGTCCTCTATACGACGTATGACGTCGGTCAGCCCAAGCTCCAGAAGGCCAAGGAGCGGCTCCACGCGATCAATCCGCACATCGAGATTGAGACCTATGAGATGCGGCTCACCTCGGCGAATGCGCTCGACATTTTGCGCGACTATGATGTGATTGTGGATGGCACGGACAATTTCCCGACGCGGTATCTCGTCAACGATGCCTGCGTGCTGCTCGGCAAGCCGAACGTCTATGGGAGCATCTTTCGTTTCGAGGGACAGGCGTCGGTCTTCTATGCCGAGCGGGGACCGTGCTACCGCTGTTTGTATCCAGAGCCTCCGCCACCGGGTCTGGTGCCGAGTTGCGCCGAGGGCGGCGTGCTCGGCGTTCTGCCGGGGATCATCGGCGCGATTCAAGCCAATGAGACGATCAAGCTCATTCTGGGGCGAGGGGAGCCGCTCATCGGCCGGCTTCTGCTCTTCGATGCCTGGCGCATGCAGTTCCGCACGGTGAAGGTGCGCAAAGATCCGCAGTGCCCGATTTGCGGCGAACGTCCGACGATTCGCGAGCTGATTGACTACGAGGAGTTCTGCGGCGTGACGCCCGAGCCGGTGCTCGCCGAGGAGTTGGAGATCACGCCGCGTCAGTTGAAAGAACGTCTCGATCGCGGCGAGCCCATCTTCTTGCTCGATGTCCGCGAGCCTCACGAATGGCAAATCGCGCATCTGCCGGGGGCGACGCTCATCCCGATGAACCGGATTCCGGCGAGCCTGCACGAGCTGCCGACGACCGACGAGATCGTCGTCTACTGCAGGACGGGGGGGCGTAGCGCGCAGGTCCTTCGATTCCTCTACAACGCGGGCTTCCGGCGGATCAAGAACCTCAAAGGGGGGATTGATCGTTGGGCCGTCGAAGTGGATCCGAGCATGCCCCGGTATTGA